A region from the Mucilaginibacter sp. CSA2-8R genome encodes:
- a CDS encoding KpsF/GutQ family sugar-phosphate isomerase codes for MLDIARRVFNDEIASLQEAAALIDDQFTQAVNAILQSKGKLIITGAGKSGLIGKKIAATLASTGTSSFFMHPAEAFHGDLGMVGTDDMVLLISYSGETDELIKIIPYLKWNKNPTISITGNPNSTIAKNSSWHLNVHITHEACPLKLAPTSSTTATLVMGDAIAVALMEARQFQPEDFARFHPGGSLGRKLLVRVKDVMRTDSLPFVADDISFTDLLLRMSEGRLGMVIVGHPENIQGVVTDGDLRRALMRNPDTTAQSVKTMMSPTPITVSEDALIHQAEELMLSRRITTILVTSADSGALKGIYQIYNR; via the coding sequence ATGCTTGATATTGCCCGCCGGGTTTTTAATGATGAAATTGCATCGCTGCAAGAAGCTGCCGCTTTAATAGACGACCAGTTCACCCAGGCCGTCAATGCCATTTTACAAAGCAAGGGTAAGCTTATTATTACCGGTGCAGGTAAATCTGGCTTAATCGGCAAAAAAATAGCGGCTACGCTGGCCAGTACCGGTACGTCAAGCTTTTTCATGCACCCGGCCGAAGCCTTTCATGGCGATTTAGGCATGGTAGGCACCGACGATATGGTGTTGCTCATCTCCTACTCGGGCGAAACCGATGAGCTCATTAAAATAATTCCGTATTTAAAATGGAATAAAAATCCAACTATCAGTATTACGGGTAACCCCAATTCTACCATCGCTAAAAACAGCAGTTGGCACCTTAACGTGCATATTACGCATGAGGCTTGTCCGCTCAAACTGGCGCCTACCTCATCAACCACGGCTACGCTGGTAATGGGCGATGCTATTGCGGTGGCGCTGATGGAAGCCCGGCAGTTTCAGCCGGAGGATTTTGCCCGCTTTCATCCGGGCGGCAGCCTGGGCCGTAAACTGCTGGTGCGGGTTAAAGATGTAATGCGAACGGATAGTTTGCCTTTTGTGGCCGATGACATCAGTTTTACCGATTTGCTGTTGCGCATGTCTGAAGGCCGCTTAGGGATGGTGATTGTAGGCCATCCCGAAAATATACAGGGTGTGGTAACCGATGGCGACTTACGGCGAGCTTTAATGCGCAACCCGGATACCACGGCACAGTCCGTAAAAACCATGATGAGCCCGACCCCCATCACCGTGAGCGAAGACGCGCTTATACATCAGGCCGAGGAGTTAATGTTGAGCCGACGAATTACCACTATTTTAGTTACCTCGGCAGATAGCGGCGCGCTCAAAGGCATTTACCAGATATACAACCGGTAA
- a CDS encoding DUF3140 domain-containing protein codes for MSNPIDDKDKKEIYDEFKSLVNMPASALEKWLKTDESKKVGFDSGDGESVGHKSGAKIIDILHKKKADLSEADYKHMQKVVGYIKRHQAQKPSGDLESTPWNYSLKNWGYDYSKK; via the coding sequence ATGAGCAATCCTATAGACGACAAAGACAAAAAAGAGATCTACGACGAATTTAAATCGCTGGTAAATATGCCGGCTTCGGCACTCGAGAAATGGTTAAAAACAGATGAATCGAAAAAGGTAGGCTTTGACAGCGGCGACGGCGAGTCGGTAGGCCACAAATCTGGCGCGAAAATTATCGATATCCTGCACAAGAAAAAAGCCGACCTCAGCGAAGCCGACTATAAGCATATGCAAAAAGTAGTGGGTTACATTAAGCGCCACCAAGCGCAAAAACCGTCGGGCGATTTAGAATCGACACCCTGGAACTACTCTTTAAAAAACTGGGGTTACGATTACAGTAAAAAGTAG
- a CDS encoding NAD-dependent succinate-semialdehyde dehydrogenase, with protein MAITSINPANGTIIKSYQQLSDEQIAHKINQTHEAWLLWKHTDLSERSKLLNKLAEVLQSRKNELAQLMALEMGKPIKQGASEIEKCAAVCTYYADHAADFLKDELIATDASKSYVTYQPIGVVLAIMPWNFPFWQVFRFLAPALAAGNSGVLKHASNVPGCALAIEEMVQQAGFPAHVFQTLLAGSSQVDAMIENPLIKAVTLTGSNQAGIKVAQKAGSLIKKTVLELGGSDAYIILEDADLELAATTCTDSRLINSGQSCIAAKRFIVVEAVAEQFTQLMLQKMSAKVMGDPMNETADVGPQARVDLRDELHEQVQRSIQAGVQCILGGKVPEGNNAFYPPTILTKVTKGMPAFDEEMFGPVAAIISAKNEEEAIKLANDSIFGLGGAIFTGDVARGERLAATQLEAGSCFVNSLVKSDPRLPFGGVKQSGYGRELGMIGMHEFVNIKTVYVR; from the coding sequence ATGGCAATTACATCAATCAACCCGGCCAACGGCACCATAATCAAATCCTACCAACAATTGAGCGACGAACAAATCGCTCACAAAATAAATCAAACTCATGAGGCCTGGCTTTTGTGGAAGCATACCGATTTAAGCGAGCGCAGTAAACTATTAAATAAGCTGGCTGAGGTATTGCAAAGCCGCAAAAATGAGTTGGCACAATTAATGGCACTGGAAATGGGCAAACCCATAAAGCAAGGCGCTAGCGAAATTGAAAAGTGTGCCGCCGTGTGTACCTACTATGCCGATCACGCTGCTGACTTTTTAAAAGATGAGCTAATTGCTACCGATGCCAGCAAAAGTTACGTCACCTATCAGCCTATTGGCGTTGTACTGGCCATCATGCCTTGGAATTTTCCGTTTTGGCAGGTCTTCCGCTTTTTGGCACCTGCTTTGGCTGCCGGTAATAGCGGAGTGCTCAAACATGCATCTAACGTACCAGGCTGCGCTTTGGCTATCGAGGAGATGGTACAGCAGGCGGGTTTCCCGGCACATGTTTTTCAAACCTTACTCGCCGGCAGCAGCCAGGTTGATGCCATGATTGAAAACCCCTTAATCAAAGCCGTTACGTTAACCGGTAGCAACCAGGCTGGTATTAAGGTAGCACAAAAAGCAGGCAGCCTTATTAAAAAGACGGTGCTCGAATTAGGCGGAAGCGATGCCTACATCATACTGGAAGATGCTGACCTGGAACTGGCAGCCACCACCTGTACCGACAGCCGTTTAATTAACAGCGGTCAAAGTTGTATTGCCGCCAAACGCTTCATCGTGGTGGAGGCCGTTGCCGAACAGTTTACCCAACTGATGCTGCAAAAAATGAGCGCCAAAGTGATGGGCGACCCAATGAATGAAACTGCAGACGTTGGTCCGCAAGCCCGGGTTGACTTACGTGATGAATTACATGAGCAGGTGCAGCGCTCTATACAAGCCGGAGTCCAATGTATTTTGGGAGGCAAGGTTCCGGAAGGCAACAACGCTTTCTACCCGCCAACCATCCTAACAAAGGTAACTAAAGGTATGCCTGCATTTGATGAAGAAATGTTTGGTCCTGTGGCAGCCATCATCAGTGCTAAAAACGAGGAAGAAGCTATAAAATTAGCCAATGACAGTATCTTTGGTTTAGGCGGTGCTATATTCACAGGGGATGTAGCACGTGGCGAACGCTTGGCAGCTACGCAACTGGAGGCTGGCTCATGCTTTGTAAATTCGCTGGTAAAATCAGATCCTCGCCTGCCGTTTGGCGGTGTCAAACAATCAGGCTACGGCCGCGAATTGGGGATGATTGGTATGCATGAGTTTGTAAATATCAAGACCGTATATGTTCGTTAA